In the Streptomyces formicae genome, one interval contains:
- a CDS encoding tellurite resistance TerB family protein — protein MAMWDKLKDQAKGLQSQGGRGSGGHGTHGSGSGGGSKAQLVGMLKSQLTSLKTELKSGAYRDASMAMCALVAAADGSVDPAERQHVESLIVQNDVLQNFPPEQLRQRFNKHVDQLTANFQHGKAEAMQEIAKAAKKPTEAKAVVQTGFVVAGADGYIAPAEEQVLREACAALNVSPQEFGL, from the coding sequence ATGGCGATGTGGGACAAGCTCAAGGACCAGGCCAAGGGTCTGCAGTCGCAGGGAGGACGGGGCTCCGGCGGGCACGGTACGCACGGTTCGGGATCCGGCGGCGGATCGAAGGCCCAGCTCGTGGGCATGCTCAAGTCCCAGCTCACCTCGCTCAAGACGGAGCTCAAGAGCGGTGCCTACCGCGACGCGAGCATGGCCATGTGCGCCCTGGTCGCGGCCGCCGACGGTTCGGTCGACCCGGCCGAGCGGCAGCACGTGGAATCCCTGATCGTGCAGAACGACGTCCTGCAGAACTTCCCGCCGGAGCAGCTGCGGCAGCGCTTCAACAAGCACGTCGACCAGTTGACGGCCAACTTCCAGCACGGCAAGGCCGAGGCCATGCAGGAGATCGCCAAGGCGGCGAAGAAGCCGACGGAGGCCAAGGCGGTCGTCCAGACCGGCTTCGTCGTCGCGGGCGCCGACGGGTACATCGCCCCGGCCGAGGAGCAGGTCCTGCGCGAGGCCTGCGCCGCGCTCAACGTCTCCCCGCAGGAGTTCGGTCTCTGA
- the cpt gene encoding chloramphenicol phosphotransferase CPT has product MIILNGGSSSGKTGIVRCLQDVLPDPWLAFGIDSLIEAMPVKMQMSDDGIGFEADGGVSIGADFRALEAAWMAGIVAMARSGARVIVDDVFLGGAASKERWRQAVGELNVLWVGVRCDSEVASAREVARGDRAKGMAASQARLAHDGVSYDLEVDTTHAESLTCARTIAARVGSPLELHGR; this is encoded by the coding sequence ATGATCATTCTCAACGGCGGTTCCAGCTCGGGGAAGACAGGAATCGTGCGCTGCCTCCAGGACGTACTCCCGGATCCCTGGCTGGCGTTCGGGATCGACTCGCTGATCGAAGCGATGCCCGTCAAGATGCAGATGTCGGACGACGGGATCGGCTTCGAAGCGGACGGCGGGGTGAGCATCGGGGCCGACTTCCGGGCGCTGGAGGCGGCCTGGATGGCGGGGATCGTGGCGATGGCCAGGTCCGGCGCGCGGGTCATCGTCGACGACGTCTTCCTCGGCGGCGCGGCGAGCAAGGAGCGGTGGCGGCAGGCCGTCGGCGAGCTCAACGTGCTCTGGGTCGGCGTCAGATGCGACAGCGAGGTCGCCTCGGCGCGCGAGGTCGCGCGGGGAGACCGCGCCAAGGGAATGGCCGCGTCGCAGGCGCGCCTGGCGCACGACGGCGTGAGCTACGACCTGGAGGTGGACACGACGCACGCCGAGTCCCTGACCTGCGCGCGGACGATCGCGGCGCGGGTGGGTTCCCCCCTGGAACTTCACGGCAGGTAA
- the cobF gene encoding precorrin-6A synthase (deacetylating): MTPERRRILVIGIGAGDPDHLTLGAVKAIRRADVFFVVGKGQDKSSLTDLRHSMLEEHAQAPYRVVEVTDPSRDRRPMDRSDYAAAVQDWRTRRGDIFERLMREEMSAGETGAFLVWGDPSLYDSTLGILNDIEERGSVSATVEVVPGITSVSTLAARHRIPVNQVGRPLHITPARRLADVGQNDDGDIVVMLDAHESFTQVEGEDVWIYWGAYLGTPDELLVAGRLAEVADRIRHVRAEARARHGWIMDTYLLRIVKSPDE; encoded by the coding sequence ATGACCCCAGAGCGACGCCGGATTCTCGTCATAGGCATCGGCGCGGGCGACCCCGACCACCTGACCCTGGGCGCGGTGAAGGCGATCCGCCGGGCCGACGTCTTCTTCGTCGTCGGCAAGGGGCAGGACAAGTCGTCCCTGACGGACCTGCGCCACAGCATGCTGGAGGAACACGCGCAGGCCCCCTACCGGGTGGTGGAGGTGACGGACCCGAGCCGGGACCGGCGCCCCATGGACCGCTCGGACTACGCCGCCGCCGTCCAGGACTGGCGGACCCGGCGCGGTGACATCTTCGAGCGGCTGATGCGCGAGGAGATGAGCGCGGGGGAGACGGGCGCGTTCCTCGTGTGGGGCGACCCGTCCCTGTACGACAGCACGCTCGGGATCCTCAACGACATCGAGGAACGCGGCTCGGTGTCCGCGACCGTCGAGGTCGTTCCCGGCATCACCAGCGTCTCAACGCTCGCCGCCAGGCACCGCATCCCGGTGAACCAGGTGGGCCGCCCGCTGCACATCACCCCGGCCCGCCGCCTCGCGGACGTGGGCCAGAACGACGACGGCGACATCGTCGTCATGCTGGACGCGCACGAGTCGTTCACCCAGGTCGAGGGGGAGGACGTCTGGATCTACTGGGGCGCCTATCTCGGCACGCCGGACGAACTGCTCGTCGCGGGCCGCCTCGCGGAAGTGGCTGACCGCATCCGGCACGTGCGGGCCGAGGCGCGTGCCAGGCACGGCTGGATCATGGACACGTACCTGCTGCGCATCGTGAAGTCGCCGGACGAGTAA
- a CDS encoding radical SAM protein, with product MTDVGSATAAFLRRRPRHQGIRCESGAAPGRLVTTVFCQGCPWRCGYCHNPELLDARVPPAVPWEAVASHLGRRRGLLDGIVFSGGEPLLQPGLADAARAARSLGYAVGLHTGGAYPRRFGALLDSGVAHQIRTTVDPALLDERDVTALREWLAGRGVREHVWQSVRCGS from the coding sequence GTGACGGACGTCGGTTCGGCGACGGCGGCGTTCCTGCGCCGGCGGCCGAGACATCAGGGAATCCGGTGCGAATCCGGAGCTGCCCCGGGCAGGCTGGTCACCACCGTCTTCTGCCAGGGCTGCCCGTGGCGGTGCGGGTACTGCCACAACCCGGAACTGCTCGACGCGCGAGTGCCTCCCGCGGTCCCGTGGGAGGCGGTGGCCTCCCATCTCGGGCGCCGCCGCGGCCTGTTGGACGGCATCGTCTTCTCCGGCGGGGAGCCGCTGCTGCAACCCGGTCTGGCGGACGCGGCACGGGCGGCGCGCTCGCTGGGGTACGCGGTGGGGCTGCACACCGGCGGCGCCTACCCCCGCAGGTTCGGCGCGCTGCTCGACTCGGGCGTCGCCCACCAGATCCGCACCACGGTGGACCCCGCGCTCCTCGACGAGAGGGACGTGACCGCGCTGCGGGAGTGGCTGGCGGGGCGCGGGGTGCGCGAGCACGTGTGGCAGTCGGTCCGGTGCGGCTCTTGA
- a CDS encoding GNAT family N-acetyltransferase, which translates to MSRGAGAGEARRVSPVRTRVLSGREVLSHGEAIHAVYLDAFGGPPWHEDVTHADAYLSRLALDADRSGFLAVAAFAGDDGGDGEGEGSGGGKGRMRGFCTAWTTPSPFPGGRSYPLVAAALGPRRTADWLCGSQEIDEVAVRAEERGAGLGAALVGEVTRHAPAGAAWLMTSVGAESAVRFYRRLGWRQVGHPAPGGSGVAVFLGPDHPADLTF; encoded by the coding sequence ATGTCGAGAGGCGCTGGAGCGGGCGAGGCGAGGCGGGTGAGCCCGGTGCGTACGCGCGTGCTGTCCGGGCGCGAGGTCCTGTCGCACGGCGAGGCCATCCACGCGGTGTACCTCGATGCCTTCGGAGGGCCTCCCTGGCACGAGGACGTCACGCACGCCGACGCCTATCTGAGCCGACTGGCGCTGGACGCCGACCGGAGTGGATTCCTCGCCGTGGCGGCCTTCGCGGGAGACGACGGGGGCGACGGTGAGGGCGAGGGCAGCGGGGGTGGCAAGGGTCGCATGAGGGGCTTCTGTACCGCCTGGACCACGCCGTCACCCTTCCCCGGTGGCCGCAGCTATCCGCTGGTCGCCGCCGCGCTGGGACCGAGACGTACGGCCGACTGGTTGTGCGGGAGCCAGGAGATCGACGAGGTCGCCGTCCGCGCGGAGGAGCGCGGCGCGGGCCTGGGCGCCGCACTGGTGGGTGAGGTGACGCGGCACGCCCCCGCGGGCGCCGCCTGGCTGATGACGTCCGTCGGCGCGGAGAGCGCCGTGCGCTTCTACCGGCGCCTGGGCTGGCGGCAGGTCGGCCACCCCGCTCCCGGCGGGTCGGGCGTGGCGGTCTTCCTCGGTCCCGATCACCCCGCCGACCTCACTTTCTGA
- a CDS encoding S26 family signal peptidase, whose product MTSPSPKIRRVLGAVGALGAVLTAAVLARGALVSVTVRGRSMEPAYRDGDRVLVLRLRLRTSAFATGRVIVVERPGAGHRWPGPPLAPAARAPAVADRQWMIKRVGATPGDPPGPPPLPTGPVPPGHLVLLGDNPHHSVDSRQLGYFPVTRVLGVVLRARPRVTRRIRK is encoded by the coding sequence ATGACCAGCCCGAGCCCGAAGATCCGGCGGGTCCTCGGCGCGGTCGGCGCCCTGGGCGCGGTGCTCACAGCCGCCGTACTCGCGCGCGGCGCGCTGGTCTCGGTGACGGTGCGGGGCCGGAGCATGGAACCCGCCTACCGCGACGGCGACCGCGTCCTGGTGCTGCGCCTGCGGCTGCGCACGAGCGCCTTCGCCACCGGACGGGTCATCGTCGTGGAACGTCCTGGTGCGGGCCACCGCTGGCCGGGGCCGCCGCTGGCCCCGGCCGCACGGGCCCCTGCCGTGGCCGACCGCCAGTGGATGATCAAACGCGTGGGCGCGACCCCCGGAGACCCACCCGGGCCGCCGCCGCTCCCCACGGGTCCAGTGCCGCCCGGCCACCTCGTCCTGCTGGGCGACAACCCCCACCACAGCGTCGATTCACGGCAGTTGGGCTACTTCCCCGTGACGCGCGTCCTGGGAGTCGTCCTGCGCGCCCGCCCCCGGGTCACGCGCCGGATCAGAAAGTGA